One window of the Chryseobacterium sp. CY350 genome contains the following:
- the rmuC gene encoding DNA recombination protein RmuC, giving the protein METTYLIIGFISGGILGAVILYFILKSSTVSRSSYDELNHTFIKNNSDLENVNLKINELNQIITKEKEIYLNQSDLMNDLKAEFAKVSAENTFLKAQKEETKNIQEEGRLQFENLANKILEEKTEKFTQSNKQNLDTLLKPLGENLENFKKRVNEVYENEARERHSLNSTIKLMLEQTTKVSQEANNLANALKGQTKTQGDWGEMILERILEDSGLTKDREYFKQQNIKNEDGDNLRPDFTLKLPGNQLVIIDSKVSLNAYEKMNSSESPEEKAQLITLHIGSIKRHIDDLSRKRYDHISESLDFTIMFVPIEPAFLIAVQHDQNLWNYAYTRHVILVSPTNLIAFLKLISDLWKRDNLSQNALKISEAGAKLYDKLVGFVDNLEKVGKNMDMAQKSYTDAFSQLYTGRGNLIKRAEDLKNMGLQNKINKSLPQNMIDTSENQIDLSE; this is encoded by the coding sequence ATGGAGACGACTTATTTAATCATCGGATTTATTTCCGGAGGAATTCTGGGTGCTGTAATTTTATATTTTATTTTGAAATCCTCAACGGTTTCAAGAAGTTCCTACGACGAACTGAATCATACATTTATTAAAAACAATTCTGATCTTGAAAATGTAAATCTCAAGATCAATGAACTTAATCAGATCATTACCAAAGAAAAAGAAATCTATCTCAATCAATCTGATTTAATGAATGATTTAAAAGCAGAATTTGCGAAAGTCTCTGCCGAAAATACTTTTTTGAAAGCTCAAAAGGAAGAAACAAAAAACATTCAGGAAGAAGGAAGGCTTCAGTTTGAAAATTTAGCCAATAAAATTTTAGAAGAAAAAACCGAAAAATTTACTCAATCTAATAAACAGAATTTAGATACTTTATTAAAACCATTGGGTGAAAATCTGGAAAATTTTAAAAAGAGAGTGAATGAAGTGTATGAAAATGAAGCGCGTGAAAGACATTCACTGAACAGCACCATAAAATTAATGCTGGAACAAACGACAAAAGTGAGTCAGGAAGCCAACAATTTGGCAAATGCGTTAAAAGGCCAGACGAAAACACAAGGCGATTGGGGCGAAATGATTCTGGAAAGAATTCTGGAAGATTCCGGACTTACAAAAGATCGCGAGTATTTTAAACAGCAAAACATTAAAAATGAAGATGGCGATAATTTACGTCCGGATTTTACATTAAAACTTCCGGGAAATCAACTGGTTATAATTGATTCAAAAGTTTCTCTGAACGCTTACGAAAAAATGAATTCATCTGAATCTCCTGAAGAAAAAGCACAACTTATAACGCTACATATTGGTTCAATTAAAAGACATATTGATGATCTGAGCAGAAAGAGATATGACCACATCAGTGAATCACTGGATTTCACGATTATGTTTGTCCCTATCGAACCAGCATTTTTAATTGCTGTTCAACACGATCAAAACTTATGGAATTACGCCTATACAAGACACGTCATTCTGGTGAGTCCTACCAATCTAATTGCATTTTTAAAACTTATTTCAGACTTATGGAAACGAGACAATCTGAGTCAAAATGCATTAAAAATCTCTGAGGCAGGAGCGAAATTATACGATAAGCTCGTAGGATTTGTAGATAACCTAGAAAAAGTAGGTAAAAATATGGATATGGCTCAGAAATCATACACCGATGCTTTTTCGCAGCTGTACACAGGCAGAGGAAATCTGATCAAGCGTGCTGAGGATCTAAAAAATATGGGACTTCAAAATAAGATCAACAAATCTCTACCGCAAAATATGATTGATACTTCTGAAAACCAAATTGATCTTTCTGAATAA
- a CDS encoding DUF5995 family protein gives MKTIEEVLKKLDEIIIWSKENQNPVGYFACTYRIMTAQVLKGIQQKKFEDNARMTLLDLAFANRYLEAWENYSKGKKCTNAWYLAFEAATNKNLLILQHIFLGMNAHINLDLGISAASVMPYRKITPLKKDFETINSVIASINQNVQDSLNKICYPVNLIDKLSNGKDNVILDFAISKARETSWATAVIASNTPNILRESVINIVDYAAAKVASQILDPKLLSSALLKELKKCESNDVIKNIEILENTKLK, from the coding sequence ATGAAAACCATTGAAGAAGTTCTGAAAAAATTAGACGAAATCATTATCTGGAGCAAAGAAAATCAAAATCCTGTCGGATATTTTGCGTGTACATATAGAATAATGACCGCTCAGGTTTTGAAAGGAATTCAGCAGAAAAAATTTGAAGATAATGCAAGAATGACTTTGCTTGATCTTGCTTTCGCCAACCGATATCTTGAAGCATGGGAAAATTACAGCAAAGGAAAAAAATGTACAAACGCATGGTATCTCGCATTTGAAGCAGCTACAAATAAAAATCTTCTTATTTTACAGCATATTTTCTTGGGAATGAATGCACATATCAATCTTGATTTAGGAATTTCAGCCGCTTCTGTAATGCCTTATCGCAAAATAACTCCGTTAAAAAAAGATTTTGAAACCATTAATTCTGTCATCGCCTCAATTAATCAAAACGTTCAGGATTCTTTAAATAAAATCTGCTATCCCGTAAATCTTATTGACAAACTTTCCAACGGAAAAGACAATGTGATTTTAGATTTTGCCATTTCGAAAGCGAGAGAAACTTCGTGGGCAACTGCGGTAATTGCTTCCAATACTCCGAATATCCTGAGAGAATCTGTGATCAATATTGTAGATTATGCCGCTGCAAAAGTGGCTTCACAAATTTTAGATCCGAAACTGCTTTCTTCTGCTTTGTTGAAAGAGCTCAAGAAATGCGAAAGTAATGATGTGATTAAAAATATTGAAATTTTAGAGAATACAAAGCTTAAATAG
- the pncB gene encoding nicotinate phosphoribosyltransferase gives MSEIRFNSILDNDFYKITMQNAVVKLFPSQIVKYEFINRGKHHFPEGFDVALREIVAKMAELKLTKEEKKFLTRTCPYLNLPYLDFLEGYHYDPSEVKIVQTGNDLSVTVEGLWYRTILWEVPLLSLISELHYEMNHMERDSNDVVMTKTLEKADSLNNLGVTFAEFGTRRRHSYKVQNLVMEALTQKKDSTFIGSSNVHFAMKYGVKPIGTHAHEWFMFHGAEFGFKMANELALEHWVDVYRGDLGVALSDTYTTDVFFQQFDKKFAKLFDGVRHDSGDPFEFADKTIAHYQSNGINPLFKYIIFSDNLNLGKVEEITRYCKGKIGVSFGIGTNLTNDVGLKPMNIVMKLIGVQSLNKEWIPTVKLSDEHGKYTGDPKMIELAKEFLRIKD, from the coding sequence ATGTCTGAAATACGATTCAATTCAATACTCGATAACGATTTTTACAAAATTACCATGCAAAATGCTGTGGTTAAACTTTTCCCGAGTCAGATCGTGAAATACGAATTTATCAACCGAGGGAAACACCATTTTCCGGAAGGCTTTGATGTAGCTTTACGGGAGATCGTTGCAAAAATGGCAGAACTGAAACTTACCAAAGAAGAAAAAAAGTTTCTTACCAGAACCTGCCCTTATTTAAATTTACCGTACTTAGATTTTCTCGAAGGATATCACTATGATCCCTCGGAAGTTAAAATTGTGCAGACCGGAAACGATCTTTCTGTGACTGTAGAAGGACTTTGGTACAGAACAATTCTTTGGGAAGTTCCATTATTGTCTTTAATCAGCGAGCTCCATTATGAAATGAATCACATGGAAAGAGATTCTAACGATGTTGTTATGACAAAAACTTTAGAAAAAGCCGACTCTCTAAATAATCTCGGCGTTACCTTTGCCGAATTTGGAACCAGAAGACGACATTCATATAAAGTTCAGAATTTGGTAATGGAAGCTTTAACACAGAAAAAAGATTCCACGTTTATCGGAAGTTCAAATGTACATTTCGCCATGAAATACGGTGTAAAACCAATTGGAACTCACGCTCACGAATGGTTTATGTTTCACGGTGCTGAATTCGGATTTAAAATGGCAAACGAACTGGCTCTTGAACATTGGGTTGACGTTTATCGTGGCGATTTGGGAGTTGCCCTTTCAGATACTTATACAACAGATGTATTCTTTCAGCAGTTTGACAAAAAATTTGCAAAACTTTTTGATGGCGTTCGTCACGACAGCGGAGATCCTTTTGAATTTGCAGACAAAACGATCGCACATTATCAAAGCAATGGCATCAATCCTTTATTTAAATACATTATTTTTTCAGATAATTTAAATCTTGGAAAGGTAGAGGAAATCACCAGATACTGCAAAGGGAAAATTGGTGTTTCGTTCGGAATCGGCACCAATCTCACCAATGATGTTGGCCTGAAACCAATGAATATCGTCATGAAATTAATCGGTGTACAATCATTAAATAAAGAATGGATTCCCACAGTGAAACTTTCCGACGAACATGGAAAATATACAGGAGATCCGAAAATGATTGAATTGGCGAAAGAATTTTTGAGAATTAAAGATTAA
- a CDS encoding Dps family protein produces the protein MKNANIIGLQESDCQNISQKLNILLANYSVFYQNTRGSHWNIKGEQFFTLHPKFEELYNSLVLKIDEIAERILTLGATPAHNYSDYLKVSTIQESKEVSDGNKSVEIILNSFKVVIDLQRELLEITDKAGDEGTNSQMSDYITEQEKEVWMYNSYLGK, from the coding sequence ATGAAAAACGCAAACATTATCGGACTGCAAGAATCCGACTGCCAAAACATTTCACAAAAACTAAATATACTTTTAGCAAACTATTCCGTATTTTATCAGAACACTCGGGGATCTCACTGGAATATTAAAGGTGAGCAGTTTTTTACACTCCACCCAAAATTTGAAGAACTTTACAACAGTCTTGTTTTAAAAATTGATGAAATTGCTGAACGAATTTTAACTTTGGGAGCAACACCAGCTCACAACTATTCAGATTATCTGAAAGTTTCGACAATTCAGGAAAGCAAAGAAGTAAGTGACGGAAATAAAAGTGTAGAGATTATTTTGAATTCATTCAAAGTGGTGATTGATCTGCAACGCGAACTTTTAGAGATCACCGACAAAGCTGGAGACGAAGGTACTAACTCGCAAATGAGCGATTATATCACAGAACAGGAGAAAGAAGTATGGATGTACAATTCTTATTTAGGGAAATAA